A genomic stretch from Lysobacter ciconiae includes:
- a CDS encoding ribonuclease domain-containing protein, with amino-acid sequence MDRTRLWLVVAVIVAGLWSWTQYRQAPVVPPVATGQSPAPSSEAADSVNAPASVSPSSGLQTRFPAFLPGEAQPVLEAIARGGPYAYPQDDGVFQNREGRLPQRARGHYREYTVPTPGASDRGARRIVTGGDPPTEYFYTDDHYGSFRRFEVTP; translated from the coding sequence ATGGACCGCACTCGCCTGTGGCTGGTGGTCGCCGTGATCGTCGCCGGCCTGTGGTCGTGGACCCAGTACCGGCAGGCGCCGGTCGTGCCGCCTGTCGCGACCGGCCAATCGCCTGCGCCTTCCAGCGAGGCTGCTGACAGCGTCAATGCGCCGGCATCCGTTTCTCCATCGAGTGGCCTGCAGACCCGCTTTCCCGCATTCCTGCCCGGCGAGGCCCAGCCGGTGCTGGAGGCGATTGCCCGCGGCGGGCCGTACGCGTACCCCCAGGACGACGGCGTGTTCCAGAACCGCGAAGGGCGGCTGCCACAGCGAGCACGCGGCCATTACCGCGAGTACACGGTCCCGACGCCGGGCGCTTCCGACCGCGGCGCGCGACGCATCGTCACCGGCGGCGATCCGCCGACGGAATACTTCTACACCGACGACCACTACGGCAGCTTCCGCCGGTTCGAGGTGACGCCGTGA
- a CDS encoding ABC transporter ATP-binding protein, whose translation MIDSTPIVRLAGLRLDRDSRTVLQDINLSVPRGQVLTVFGPSGSGKSTLLAALTGELPAAAGTVEIFGQPIPRRSRALFEMRKGIGVLLQGNGLLTDLTVAENVALPLHTHTALPRPVIERLVRMKLHAVGLVAAADAYPRELSGGMARRVALARALAMDPPLMIYDEPLTGLDPIAAGVVMELVRRLNDSLGLTSILVSHHVRETLPICDHAIMIANRTIVFSGTPAQLQASTDPLVRQFLDGNPDGPIAFDARPRTATAEAAA comes from the coding sequence ATGATCGATTCCACGCCCATCGTCCGCCTTGCCGGCCTGCGCCTCGATCGCGACAGCCGCACGGTGTTGCAGGACATCAACCTCAGCGTGCCGCGCGGCCAGGTGCTGACGGTGTTTGGCCCGTCCGGCAGCGGCAAGTCGACGCTGCTGGCCGCACTGACCGGCGAGCTGCCGGCGGCGGCGGGAACGGTGGAGATCTTCGGCCAGCCGATTCCGCGGCGTTCGCGCGCGCTGTTCGAGATGCGCAAGGGCATCGGCGTGCTGCTGCAGGGCAATGGCCTGCTGACCGACCTGACCGTGGCCGAGAACGTCGCCCTGCCGCTGCACACCCACACGGCGTTGCCGCGGCCGGTGATCGAACGCCTGGTGCGGATGAAGCTGCACGCCGTCGGCCTGGTCGCCGCTGCCGATGCGTATCCGCGCGAGCTGTCCGGCGGCATGGCGCGCCGTGTCGCGCTGGCCCGCGCGCTGGCCATGGATCCGCCGCTGATGATCTACGACGAGCCGCTGACCGGCCTGGATCCGATCGCTGCCGGGGTGGTGATGGAGCTGGTGCGCCGGCTCAACGACAGCCTGGGGCTGACCAGCATCCTGGTCTCCCATCACGTCCGCGAGACGCTGCCGATCTGCGACCACGCGATCATGATCGCCAACCGCACGATCGTGTTTTCCGGCACGCCGGCCCAGTTGCAGGCCAGCACCGATCCGCTGGTGCGCCAGTTCCTGGACGGCAACCCGGACGGCCCGATCGCGTTCGATGCGCGGCCGCGCACCGCCACCGCAGAGGCGGCCGCCTGA
- a CDS encoding DEAD/DEAH box helicase, with the protein MSYALAPRTAASEQALSTTDGRPSRDGALLGQRLERRYADRITGSFTIPGREGSYAPIPEDVPAALKSALKDRGIEQLYSHQAEAWDATQRGEHVAIVTPTASGKSLCYTLPVVSAAMTGKAKALFLFPTKALAQDQVAELLELNRAGDLGVKAFTFDGDTPGDARQAIRLHGDIVVSNPDMLHQAILPHHTKWAQFFENLRYVVIDEVHTYRGVFGSHVTNVLRRLKRICAFYGVSPQFILCSATIGNPQAHCEALIEAPVTAITESGAPSGDKHVLLWNPPVVNADLGLRASARSQSNRIARIAIKSGLKTLVFAQSRLMVEVLTKYLKDIFDHDPRKPPRIRAYRGGYLPTERRAAERDMRAGNIDGIISTSALELGVDIGALDVVVLNGYPGSVAATWQRFGRAGRRQQPALGVLVASSQPLDQYVVRHPDFFADASPEHARVAPDQPLILFDHIRCAAFELPFVVGEGFGPIDPDVFLEALAETDVVHREGDRWEWIADSYPAGSVSLRAVADGNFVVVDKTGGKQQIIAEVDYSAAALTLYEGAIHMVQSTPFQVERLDWEGRKAYVVRTFVDYYTDSIDYTKLKVLERFEGEAAGRGEASHGEVHVVRRVSGYKKIRYYTHENIGYGPVNLPDQELHTTAAWWQLPQATLLAWFSSRQDALDGFLGAGYALHVVATVAVMADARDLQKAIGNGDGAWFATADSKGRGTLRGIEDSSILDDEDTNHRLTHANEEMIEVRQFVPTIYLYDNFPGGVGLSEPLWNRQAELVRRASELVGRCDCRSGCPACVGPILAADEGGDEATPKSLAVRVLELLQAKESLEATEA; encoded by the coding sequence ATGTCCTACGCTCTTGCTCCCCGCACCGCCGCCAGCGAACAGGCGCTGTCGACCACCGACGGTCGCCCGTCCCGCGATGGCGCATTGCTGGGCCAGCGGTTGGAGCGGCGCTACGCGGACCGCATCACCGGCAGCTTCACCATTCCGGGTCGCGAGGGCTCGTATGCGCCGATCCCGGAGGACGTGCCGGCGGCGCTGAAGTCCGCACTCAAGGACCGCGGCATCGAGCAGCTGTACTCGCACCAGGCCGAGGCGTGGGACGCCACGCAGCGCGGCGAGCACGTCGCCATCGTCACCCCGACCGCGTCGGGCAAGTCGCTTTGCTACACCTTGCCGGTAGTAAGCGCGGCGATGACGGGCAAGGCCAAGGCGCTATTCCTGTTCCCGACCAAGGCCTTGGCGCAGGACCAGGTGGCCGAGCTGCTGGAGCTCAACCGCGCTGGCGACCTTGGGGTCAAGGCATTCACCTTCGACGGCGATACCCCCGGCGACGCCCGCCAGGCGATCCGCCTGCACGGCGATATCGTGGTCAGCAACCCGGACATGCTGCACCAGGCGATCCTGCCGCATCACACCAAGTGGGCGCAGTTCTTCGAGAACCTGCGCTACGTCGTCATCGACGAGGTGCACACCTACCGCGGCGTGTTCGGCAGTCACGTCACCAACGTGCTGCGCCGGCTCAAGCGGATCTGCGCGTTCTATGGCGTCAGCCCGCAATTCATCCTCTGCTCGGCGACCATCGGCAACCCGCAGGCGCACTGTGAGGCATTGATTGAAGCACCGGTCACGGCCATCACCGAGTCAGGTGCACCCAGTGGCGACAAGCACGTGCTGCTGTGGAATCCGCCGGTGGTGAACGCCGATCTGGGCCTGCGCGCCTCGGCGCGTTCGCAGAGCAACCGCATCGCCCGCATCGCGATCAAGAGCGGGCTGAAGACGCTGGTGTTCGCGCAGAGCCGGCTGATGGTCGAGGTGCTGACCAAGTACCTCAAGGACATCTTCGACCACGACCCGCGCAAGCCGCCACGCATCCGCGCGTATCGCGGCGGCTACCTGCCGACCGAGCGCCGCGCGGCCGAGCGCGACATGCGCGCAGGCAACATCGACGGCATCATCTCGACCTCCGCGCTGGAGTTGGGCGTGGACATCGGCGCGCTCGACGTGGTGGTGCTCAACGGCTATCCCGGCTCGGTGGCAGCGACCTGGCAGCGCTTCGGCCGCGCCGGCCGTCGCCAGCAGCCGGCCCTGGGCGTGCTGGTCGCCAGCTCGCAGCCGCTGGACCAGTACGTGGTGCGGCATCCGGACTTCTTCGCCGATGCGTCGCCGGAACACGCGCGGGTCGCGCCGGACCAGCCGCTGATCCTGTTCGACCACATCCGCTGCGCGGCCTTCGAACTGCCATTCGTGGTCGGCGAGGGCTTCGGCCCGATCGATCCGGACGTGTTCCTGGAGGCGCTGGCCGAGACCGACGTGGTGCACAGGGAAGGCGATCGCTGGGAGTGGATCGCCGACAGCTATCCGGCCGGATCGGTCTCGTTGCGGGCGGTCGCCGATGGCAACTTCGTGGTCGTCGACAAGACCGGCGGCAAGCAGCAGATCATCGCCGAGGTCGACTATTCGGCCGCCGCGCTGACCCTGTACGAGGGCGCGATCCACATGGTCCAGTCCACGCCCTTCCAGGTCGAGCGGCTGGACTGGGAAGGCCGCAAGGCCTACGTGGTGCGCACCTTCGTGGACTACTACACCGACTCCATTGACTACACCAAGCTCAAGGTGCTGGAGCGTTTCGAGGGCGAGGCGGCCGGCCGCGGCGAGGCCAGCCACGGCGAGGTGCACGTGGTGCGCCGCGTGTCGGGCTACAAGAAGATCCGCTACTACACCCACGAGAACATCGGCTACGGCCCGGTCAACCTGCCCGACCAGGAACTGCACACCACCGCGGCCTGGTGGCAGTTGCCGCAGGCGACGCTGCTGGCGTGGTTTTCGTCGCGGCAGGACGCGCTGGACGGCTTCCTGGGCGCAGGTTACGCGCTCCACGTCGTGGCCACGGTGGCGGTGATGGCCGACGCGCGCGACCTGCAAAAGGCGATCGGCAACGGCGATGGCGCGTGGTTTGCCACCGCCGACAGCAAGGGCCGCGGCACGCTGCGCGGGATCGAGGACAGCAGCATTCTGGATGACGAGGACACCAACCACCGCCTGACCCACGCCAACGAGGAGATGATCGAGGTGCGCCAGTTCGTGCCGACCATCTATCTGTACGACAACTTCCCCGGCGGCGTGGGTCTCAGCGAGCCGCTGTGGAACCGCCAAGCTGAGTTGGTCCGGCGCGCGTCCGAACTGGTCGGGCGTTGCGACTGCAGGTCCGGCTGCCCGGCCTGTGTCGGTCCCATCCTGGCGGCGGACGAGGGCGGCGACGAGGCCACGCCCAAGTCGCTGGCGGTGCGCGTGCTGGAGTTGCTGCAGGCAAAAGAATCACTGGAGGCGACCGAGGCGTGA
- a CDS encoding ribonuclease H-like domain-containing protein: protein MSINPDKLRALRRQAGGQVRGTPAPPAVTAAAPRAVDAAAAGPAPPRHTSIESLRRLLGVRERKPAYMNYPAGPIDRALPGEEIAPGLRLIQSHVAFPAPTTTLALDFAKRHGEAVDPRHLLFFDTETTGLAGGTGTRAFQIGAADWHHDPVHGDGLRIRQLLITTLAAEPLMLQTFTDWLGPDTVLSSYNGRCYDAPLLKTRYRLARMGDPITGLDHVDLLFPTRRRYRGVWENCRLATIERELLGIVREDDLPGSEAPAAWLSYLRGGPSSLLRRVCAHNHQDVVTLAQLILRLVDAEAEAAGEVFTAS from the coding sequence GTGAGCATCAATCCGGACAAGTTGCGCGCGTTGCGGAGGCAGGCCGGTGGTCAGGTCCGAGGGACGCCAGCTCCGCCGGCCGTCACGGCGGCAGCTCCCCGAGCGGTAGACGCAGCCGCTGCCGGCCCTGCGCCGCCGCGCCACACCTCGATCGAATCGCTGCGCCGCCTGCTGGGCGTTCGCGAGCGCAAGCCGGCCTACATGAACTACCCCGCCGGCCCGATCGACCGCGCGCTGCCAGGGGAGGAAATAGCGCCCGGCCTGCGCCTGATCCAGTCGCACGTCGCCTTTCCCGCGCCGACCACCACGCTGGCGCTGGACTTTGCCAAGCGCCACGGCGAAGCGGTCGATCCGCGCCACCTGCTGTTCTTCGATACCGAGACCACGGGACTGGCCGGCGGCACCGGCACCCGCGCGTTCCAGATCGGCGCGGCCGACTGGCATCACGATCCGGTCCACGGCGACGGCCTGCGCATCCGCCAGTTGCTGATAACGACCCTGGCCGCCGAGCCTTTGATGCTGCAGACCTTCACCGACTGGCTCGGCCCGGACACGGTCCTGTCGAGCTACAACGGCCGCTGCTACGACGCGCCGCTGCTGAAGACGCGCTACCGGCTGGCACGCATGGGCGATCCGATCACCGGCCTGGACCACGTCGACCTGCTGTTCCCGACCCGTCGCCGCTATCGCGGCGTGTGGGAGAACTGCCGGCTGGCGACAATCGAGCGCGAGCTGCTGGGCATCGTTCGCGAGGACGACCTGCCCGGCTCCGAAGCCCCGGCCGCGTGGCTGTCCTATCTGCGCGGCGGCCCGTCCTCGCTGCTGCGCCGGGTGTGCGCCCACAACCACCAGGACGTGGTGACGCTGGCGCAACTGATCCTGCGACTGGTGGACGCGGAGGCGGAGGCGGCCGGCGAGGTGTTTACCGCATCCTAA
- a CDS encoding MlaE family lipid ABC transporter permease subunit: MALAEAIRAVGRAGLFTLSVLRASVPSRDLFRELVREIYKIGARSLPIIVVGGAFVGLSLTLLAYRALDTYGASTQVSMILGLGIYRELGPVLTALLFIGRAGSSIAAELGLMRATDQITALGLMGIDPVGKAVAPRFWAAVLCVPLLTGFFCSLAISASYLEAVHVIGVDSGIFWQVLRDSVDLVDDFGMAMVKSAVFGAVAALVAAYVGFHAEPTIEGTSVATTKAVVNASLLVLMLNFVMSALLFT; encoded by the coding sequence ATGGCGCTGGCAGAGGCCATCCGCGCGGTCGGTCGCGCCGGGCTGTTCACCCTCTCGGTGCTGCGCGCCTCGGTCCCCAGCCGCGACCTGTTCCGCGAGCTGGTCCGGGAGATCTACAAGATCGGTGCGCGCTCGCTGCCGATCATCGTCGTTGGCGGCGCCTTCGTCGGCCTGTCGCTGACGCTGCTGGCCTACCGCGCGCTGGACACCTACGGCGCCAGCACCCAGGTCAGCATGATCCTTGGGCTGGGCATCTATCGCGAGCTGGGACCGGTGCTGACGGCGTTGCTGTTCATCGGCCGCGCCGGATCCTCCATTGCCGCGGAGCTGGGACTGATGCGCGCCACCGACCAGATCACCGCGCTGGGCCTGATGGGGATCGACCCGGTCGGCAAGGCGGTGGCGCCGCGCTTCTGGGCCGCCGTGCTGTGCGTGCCGCTGCTGACGGGCTTCTTCTGCAGCCTGGCGATCAGCGCGAGCTATCTGGAGGCGGTCCACGTCATCGGCGTGGATTCGGGTATTTTCTGGCAGGTGCTGCGCGACAGCGTCGACCTGGTCGACGACTTCGGCATGGCGATGGTCAAGTCCGCCGTGTTCGGCGCGGTGGCGGCGCTGGTCGCGGCCTACGTCGGCTTCCACGCCGAGCCGACCATCGAGGGCACCTCGGTGGCGACCACCAAGGCGGTGGTGAATGCCTCGCTGCTGGTGCTGATGCTGAACTTCGTGATGTCCGCCCTGCTGTTCACCTGA
- a CDS encoding barstar family protein, whose product MIPTDFRTLLLEPDQARAFFIDARDRGAMADAAASLDFAIARVDLAGCTEKADALERIAKGLSFPGWFGGNWDALADCLGDLSWLLAPGYLLLIENSSAWHEAQPDEFDTLLAILNEAALEWRERNVAFWALLPLPAEAMAALEDAIPPPSSAQDSYNGP is encoded by the coding sequence GTGATCCCGACCGACTTCCGCACGCTGCTGCTGGAGCCCGACCAAGCCCGCGCGTTCTTCATCGACGCACGCGACCGCGGCGCAATGGCGGATGCCGCCGCCTCGCTGGATTTCGCGATCGCGCGGGTCGACCTGGCGGGCTGCACGGAGAAGGCCGACGCGCTTGAGCGGATCGCCAAGGGCCTGTCCTTCCCCGGCTGGTTCGGCGGCAACTGGGACGCCCTGGCCGATTGCCTCGGCGACCTGTCGTGGCTACTGGCACCGGGTTACCTGCTGCTGATCGAGAACAGCAGTGCCTGGCATGAGGCGCAGCCGGACGAGTTCGACACCCTGCTGGCGATCCTCAACGAGGCTGCTCTGGAATGGCGCGAGCGCAACGTGGCGTTCTGGGCGCTGCTGCCCCTGCCGGCCGAGGCAATGGCGGCGCTGGAGGATGCCATCCCGCCGCCGTCCAGTGCCCAGGACAGCTATAACGGCCCCTGA
- a CDS encoding I78 family peptidase inhibitor, with the protein MIRTALSAATLVLVAAACTTMPPPPMAQQTGESCTTDTIGWVIGQAATPEVVERARFESYSRDVRVIEPGMAVTLDYRGDRLNLHVNSAGAIHQAACG; encoded by the coding sequence ATGATCCGTACCGCGCTGTCCGCCGCCACGCTGGTCCTTGTTGCCGCCGCCTGCACCACCATGCCGCCTCCGCCGATGGCACAACAAACCGGAGAGTCGTGCACCACCGATACGATCGGCTGGGTGATCGGGCAGGCCGCCACGCCGGAAGTCGTTGAACGCGCCCGGTTCGAGAGCTACAGCCGCGATGTCCGCGTGATCGAGCCCGGCATGGCGGTGACGCTGGACTATCGCGGCGACCGGCTGAACCTGCACGTCAACAGCGCGGGTGCGATCCACCAGGCCGCCTGCGGCTGA
- the egtD gene encoding L-histidine N(alpha)-methyltransferase, with translation MTVTVAPKITLSDLQPSADDITGDVLAGLSATPKTLPSKYFYDERGSRLFERITREPEYYLTRVELDLLDASMPAIAGAVAPRAHVVEYGSGSGRKTHLLLDGLTDPVAYTPIEISRTALLASVERLADAYPEVEMLPVCADFTQPVPLPTPARGNGHVLVFFPGSTLGNFLPADAERLLRSMRATMGSGGQALIGIDLDKDPALIEAAYNDAAGVTADFTLNLLVRLNRDIGSDFDVDSFAHRAVYSRERMRIETHLVSLRDQQVHVAGRQFDFSDGEAMEVEYSHKYTDASFAALAARAGLRVVERWNDPSDWFGLRLLAAA, from the coding sequence ATGACGGTCACCGTGGCGCCGAAGATCACGCTCAGCGACCTGCAGCCCAGCGCCGATGACATCACCGGCGACGTGCTCGCAGGGCTTTCGGCGACGCCCAAGACCCTGCCCTCGAAGTACTTCTACGACGAGCGCGGCTCGCGCCTGTTCGAGCGGATCACCCGCGAGCCGGAGTACTACCTGACCCGCGTCGAGCTGGACCTGCTGGACGCGTCGATGCCGGCGATCGCCGGGGCGGTCGCGCCGCGTGCCCACGTGGTCGAGTACGGCAGTGGCAGCGGGCGCAAGACCCACCTGCTGCTGGACGGCCTGACCGATCCCGTGGCCTACACGCCGATCGAGATCTCGCGCACCGCTTTGCTGGCCAGCGTGGAACGCCTGGCCGATGCCTACCCGGAGGTGGAGATGCTGCCGGTCTGCGCCGACTTCACCCAGCCGGTGCCGCTGCCGACGCCGGCGCGCGGCAATGGTCACGTGCTGGTGTTCTTTCCTGGATCGACGCTGGGCAACTTCCTGCCGGCCGATGCCGAGCGCCTGTTGCGCTCGATGCGCGCCACCATGGGCTCCGGTGGCCAGGCGTTGATCGGCATCGACCTGGACAAGGACCCGGCGCTGATCGAGGCGGCCTACAACGACGCCGCCGGGGTCACCGCCGACTTCACCCTCAACCTGCTGGTGCGGCTCAACCGCGACATCGGCAGCGATTTTGACGTGGACTCGTTCGCCCACCGCGCGGTGTACTCGCGCGAACGCATGCGCATCGAGACCCACCTGGTAAGCCTGCGCGACCAGCAGGTGCATGTGGCGGGCCGGCAGTTCGATTTTTCCGACGGCGAGGCGATGGAAGTCGAGTACAGCCACAAGTACACCGACGCGAGCTTCGCCGCGCTGGCCGCGCGCGCGGGCCTGCGCGTTGTCGAGCGCTGGAACGATCCCAGCGACTGGTTCGGCCTGCGCCTGCTCGCGGCGGCCTGA
- a CDS encoding DNA topoisomerase IB, translating into MSSTTTVSPPADSIETASQAGLRYVCDDHPGIARLRAGKGFHYRDADGDRVSDAQTLSRIQALAIPPAWTEVWICQRANGHLQATGRDARGRKQYRYHADWSRVRGDGKFDRIVEFGATLPRLRRHLRKDLAEPGFGRDKVLAIVVALLADTLVRIGNDRYARSNRSFGLTTLRNRHIAFLRGGRARLSFRGKGGQQHEIELDDARLAKLVKACQQLPGQALFQYRQDDGSIQPVDSGAVNDYLHRRLGNGFSAKDFRTWGGTLIAFRELAGTPVPEAGPGGEPSERALAKARNAVIKQVAEELGNTPAVCRKAYIDPVVFDGWQAGRLQRAAANARGARQWERAALKFLKREHRRSR; encoded by the coding sequence ATGAGCTCAACAACCACCGTGTCACCGCCCGCCGACTCGATCGAAACGGCCAGCCAGGCGGGCCTTCGCTACGTCTGCGACGACCATCCCGGTATCGCCCGACTGCGCGCCGGCAAGGGCTTCCACTACCGCGATGCGGACGGGGATCGGGTCAGTGATGCGCAGACCCTGTCGCGCATCCAGGCGCTGGCGATTCCGCCGGCCTGGACCGAGGTGTGGATCTGCCAGCGCGCCAACGGCCACCTGCAGGCGACCGGGCGGGATGCGCGCGGCCGCAAGCAGTACCGCTACCACGCCGACTGGAGCCGGGTCCGCGGTGACGGCAAGTTCGACCGCATCGTCGAGTTCGGCGCGACCCTGCCCAGGCTGCGCCGGCACCTGCGCAAGGACCTCGCCGAGCCGGGTTTCGGCCGCGACAAGGTGCTGGCGATCGTCGTCGCGCTGCTGGCCGATACGCTGGTGCGGATCGGCAACGACCGCTATGCACGCAGCAACCGCTCCTTCGGCCTGACCACGCTGCGCAACCGCCATATCGCCTTCCTGCGCGGCGGGCGCGCGCGGCTGAGCTTCCGCGGCAAGGGCGGGCAGCAGCACGAGATCGAACTCGACGACGCGCGCCTGGCCAAGCTGGTCAAGGCCTGCCAGCAACTGCCCGGGCAGGCCCTGTTCCAGTACCGCCAGGACGACGGCAGTATCCAGCCGGTCGATTCGGGCGCGGTCAACGACTACCTCCACCGCCGCCTGGGCAACGGCTTCAGCGCGAAGGACTTCCGCACCTGGGGTGGCACGCTGATCGCGTTCCGCGAACTGGCCGGCACGCCGGTACCCGAGGCCGGACCCGGCGGCGAGCCCAGCGAGCGCGCTCTGGCCAAGGCCCGCAACGCGGTGATCAAGCAGGTCGCCGAGGAACTGGGCAACACGCCGGCGGTGTGCCGCAAGGCCTACATCGATCCGGTGGTGTTCGACGGCTGGCAGGCCGGCCGGCTGCAGCGCGCCGCGGCCAATGCGCGCGGTGCCCGTCAATGGGAACGCGCGGCGCTGAAGTTCCTCAAGCGCGAGCACCGGCGGTCGCGCTAG
- the egtB gene encoding ergothioneine biosynthesis protein EgtB encodes MSSQSAPQPATTPASTHPSEPPAPPSARQSLPAAYRAVRERSVALAAPVSAEDAMLQSMEETSPTKWHLAHTTWFFERFVLAESAGYQPVNADWDYLFNSYYQSVGPMHARHRRGMLSRPSLAEVLDYRRAVDERMGRAFDAGRFDAPLCQRIELGLHHEQQHQELLLTDIKHALWCNPLKPAYRDDLPLASAAAGPLDWLGQDEAIVEIGAAAWPLDSGCFAFDNESPRHRVLMPAHALATRPVTNAEYHDFIDAGGYRDASLWLSDGWALVNQAAWRHPIYWDEALASEFTLGGTRPIDPHAPVSHLSYYEADAFARWAGARLPTEVEWENAAAAVAVDGNFVDRGYLHPVAAGSGAGSVNASAPQQLFGDVWEWTSSAYTAYPGFREMPGSLGEYNGKFMSGQQILRGGSCASSRDHLRASYRNFFHAPDRWQFSGLRLARYA; translated from the coding sequence ATGTCCAGCCAATCCGCCCCGCAGCCGGCCACCACGCCGGCATCCACGCACCCCTCCGAACCGCCGGCGCCCCCGTCGGCGCGCCAGTCCCTGCCGGCCGCTTACCGGGCCGTGCGCGAGCGCAGCGTGGCATTGGCCGCGCCCGTCTCGGCCGAAGACGCGATGCTGCAATCGATGGAAGAGACCAGCCCGACCAAGTGGCACCTGGCCCACACGACCTGGTTTTTCGAACGTTTCGTGCTGGCCGAAAGCGCCGGCTACCAGCCCGTCAACGCGGACTGGGACTACCTGTTCAACAGCTATTACCAGAGCGTGGGCCCGATGCACGCCCGCCACCGGCGCGGGATGCTGTCACGCCCGTCGCTGGCCGAGGTCCTCGATTACCGCCGCGCGGTCGATGAACGCATGGGCCGCGCCTTCGACGCCGGCCGGTTCGATGCGCCGCTTTGCCAGCGCATCGAGCTGGGCCTGCATCACGAGCAGCAGCACCAGGAGCTGCTGCTGACCGACATCAAGCACGCGCTGTGGTGCAACCCGCTGAAGCCCGCCTACCGCGACGACCTGCCGCTTGCCAGCGCCGCCGCCGGTCCGCTGGACTGGCTGGGCCAGGATGAGGCAATCGTGGAGATCGGCGCCGCCGCCTGGCCGCTGGACAGCGGGTGCTTCGCCTTTGACAACGAGTCGCCCCGGCACCGCGTGTTGATGCCCGCGCACGCGCTCGCCACCCGGCCGGTGACCAACGCCGAGTACCACGACTTCATCGACGCCGGCGGCTACCGCGACGCCTCGCTATGGCTGAGCGATGGCTGGGCGCTGGTCAACCAGGCCGCGTGGCGGCACCCGATCTACTGGGACGAGGCGCTGGCGTCGGAATTCACCCTGGGCGGGACGCGGCCGATCGATCCGCACGCGCCGGTCAGCCACCTCAGCTACTACGAAGCGGACGCGTTCGCGCGCTGGGCCGGCGCGCGCCTGCCCACCGAGGTCGAGTGGGAAAACGCGGCCGCCGCGGTCGCCGTGGATGGCAACTTCGTCGACCGGGGCTACCTGCATCCGGTCGCCGCCGGGTCCGGCGCCGGCAGCGTCAATGCCAGCGCTCCGCAGCAATTGTTCGGCGACGTGTGGGAGTGGACCTCCAGCGCGTATACCGCCTACCCCGGCTTCCGCGAGATGCCCGGCTCGCTGGGCGAATACAACGGCAAGTTCATGAGCGGACAACAGATCCTCCGCGGTGGCAGCTGTGCCAGCTCGCGCGACCACCTGCGCGCCAGCTACCGCAACTTCTTCCACGCGCCCGACCGCTGGCAGTTCAGCGGCCTGCGCCTGGCGCGCTACGCATGA
- the folE gene encoding GTP cyclohydrolase I FolE, with protein sequence MADPVKPTREEAEAAVRTLLSWAGDDPGREGLLDTPRRVAKAYADWFSGYEIDPDEYLARTFEEVAGYDELIVLRDIRFESHCEHHMAPIIGRAHVGYLPDGKVVGISKLARVVDAYARRLQVQEKMTAQIADCIQRVLQPRGVGVVIEASHGCMTTRGVHKRGVAMITSKMMGGFREDGRTRAEFLQFIGSPARN encoded by the coding sequence ATGGCCGATCCCGTCAAACCCACCCGCGAGGAGGCCGAGGCCGCAGTCCGCACCTTGCTCTCATGGGCCGGAGACGACCCCGGCCGTGAGGGCCTGCTCGATACGCCGCGGCGCGTCGCCAAGGCCTACGCCGACTGGTTCAGCGGCTACGAGATCGATCCCGACGAGTACCTGGCGCGCACGTTTGAGGAAGTCGCCGGTTACGACGAGCTGATCGTGCTGCGCGACATCCGCTTCGAGAGCCACTGCGAGCACCACATGGCGCCGATCATCGGTCGCGCACACGTGGGCTACCTGCCCGATGGCAAGGTGGTGGGCATCAGCAAGCTGGCACGCGTGGTCGACGCCTACGCGCGGCGCCTGCAGGTGCAGGAGAAGATGACCGCGCAGATCGCCGACTGCATCCAGCGCGTGCTGCAACCGCGCGGCGTCGGCGTCGTCATCGAGGCCAGCCACGGCTGCATGACCACCCGCGGCGTGCACAAGCGCGGCGTAGCCATGATCACCTCCAAGATGATGGGCGGCTTCCGCGAGGACGGTCGCACCCGCGCCGAGTTCCTGCAGTTCATCGGCAGCCCGGCGCGCAACTGA